One Cucumis sativus cultivar 9930 chromosome 1, Cucumber_9930_V3, whole genome shotgun sequence DNA segment encodes these proteins:
- the LOC101206055 gene encoding protein ETHYLENE INSENSITIVE 3 (The RefSeq protein has 2 substitutions, 1 non-frameshifting indel compared to this genomic sequence): MMMMFNEMGFCDDMDFLSASITEGDAVAPPTDPEVVVEDDYSDEEIDMDELERRMWRDKMRLKRLKEQSKVKEGIDIVKQRQSQDQARRKKMSRAHDGILKYMLKIMEVCNAQGFVYGIIPEKGKPVTGASDNLREWWKDKVRFDRNGPAAIAKYQADNAIPGRNDGCNSIGPTPHTLQELQDTTLGSLLSALMQHCDPPQRRFPLEKGVPPPWWPTGVEEWWPQLGLPKDQGPPPYKKPHDLKKAWKVGVLTAVIKHMSPDIAKIRKLVRQSKCLQDKMTAKESATWLAIINQEEILARELYPDSCPPLSSAGGNGLLVINDCSEYDVEGAEEEPSFDVQDRKPDNHSSFNLGIDRMRDRVSLRQPPYAMKGEVTTNLDFMRKRKPTSDLNMMMDQKIYTCEFLQCPYSELRLGFNDRTSRDNHQLTCPYRTSSEFSGSSFHVNEVKPVIFPQSFAPPKSNPPPVSSVPSSFDLSTLGVPEDGQKLISELMSIYDTNIQGNKNNLNTGNSATTENQNLPQLKIQPQQDDYFRNQGLMIEGNFFDGSNVSSSHQMFTRDEGQFDRFKPMNTPFENNHHHHNNNNNNNNNNNNNNNFHLMFSSPFDLSTFDYKEEVSGVAAIDTLSKQQDIPLWYH; encoded by the coding sequence atgatgatgatgttcAACGAGATGGGATTTTGTGATGATATGGATTTCCTTTCTGCTTCAATTACGGAAGGAGATGCTGTAGCTCCACCAACTGATCCTGAAGTCGTGGTGGAAGACGATTATTCTGATGAAGAGATCGACATGGATGAGCTTGAGAGGAGGATGTGGAGGGACAAGATGCGTCTCAAACGTCTTAAAGAGCAAAGCAAGGTTAAGGAAGGGATCGATATTGTGAAGCAACGACAATCTCAAGACCAGGCTAGGAGGAAGAAGATGTCGAGGGCACATGATGGGATCTTGAAATATATGTTGAAGATTATGGAAGTCTGTAATGCTCAAGGTTTTGTATACGGAATAATTCCTGAGAAGGGAAAACCAGTAACCGGGGCATCGGATAATCTGCGAGAGTGGTGGAAAGACAAAGTCAGATTTGATAGAAACGGACCAGCTGCCATAGCCAAGTACCAGGCAGACAATGCAATTCCTGGACGAAATGATGGCTGTAATTCAATCGGTCCAACCCCTCACACCTTGCAGGAACTTCAGGATACCACCTTAGGTTCTCTTTTATCAGCTCTGATGCAGCACTGTGACCCTCCTCAAAGAAGATTTCCATTGGAGAAAGGAGTTCCTCCGCCATGGTGGCCTACTGGAGTCGAGGAATGGTGGCCTCAGCTTGGATTGCCGAAGGACCAAGGTCTTCTGCCCTACAAGAAGCCTCATGACTTGAAGAAAGCTTGGAAAGTAGGTGTTTTGACTGCAGTCATCAAGCATATGTCCCCTGATATTGCCAAGATCCGCAAGCTTGTTAGACAATCCAAGTGTTTGCAGGACAAGATGACTGCCAAGGAGAGTGCTACATGGCTTGCTATTATCAACCAAGAGGAGATCTTGGCCCGAGAGCTTTATCCTGATTCTTGCCCGCCTTTGTCTTCCGCTGGGGGCAATGGATTGTTGGTCATTAACGATTGTAGTGAATATGATGTAGAAGGTGCTGAGGAGGAACCGAGCTTTGATGTGCAAGATCGTAAACCTGATAATCACAGCTCATTCAACTTAGGGATTGACAGAATGAGAGATCGGGTGTCCCTTCGACAACCACCTTATGCAATGAAAGGAGAGGTTACTACAAACTTGGATTTTATGCGAAAGAGGAAACCAACCAGTGATTTGAACATGATGATGGATCAGAAGATCTATACATGTGAGTTCCTCCAATGTCCTTACAGCGAACTTCGTCTTGGGTTTAATGACAGGACATCCAGAGACAATCATCAGTTGACCTGCCCATATAGAACTTCTTCAGAATTCAGTGGCTCAAGTTTTCATGTCAATGAGGTCAAACCAGTTATCTTCCCTCAGTCGTTTGCCCCGCCCAAGTCAAATCCACCTCCGGTCAGCTCAGTTCCGTCATCTTTCGACCTGTCGACTTTAGGCGTTCCAGAAGATGGCCAAAAGCTGATCAGTGAGCTCATGTCGATCTACGACACCAACATCCAAGGAAACAAGAACAACTTAAACACTGGTAACAGTGCCACCACGGAGAACCAAAATCTCCCTCAATTAAAGATTCAACCTCAACAAGACGATTACTTCCGCAATCAAGGTCTAATGATCGAGGGGAACTTCTTTGATGGCTCGAATGTTTCGAGCAGCCATCAAATGTTCACAAGAGATGAAGGTCAATTCGACCGATTTAAGCCAATGAATACGCCTTTTGAAAACAACCACCATCaccacaacaacaataacaacaacaacaacaacaacttCCACTTGATGTTTAGCTCTCCGTTTGATTTGTCGACCTTCGACTACAAAGAAGAAGTATCTGGCGTAGCAGCCATCGACACGCTGTCGAAACAGCAGGATATTCCATTATGGTATCATTAA
- the LOC101206055 gene encoding protein ETHYLENE INSENSITIVE 3 isoform X1, with protein MMMMFNEMGFCDDMDFLSASITEGDAVAPPTDPEVVVEDDYSDEEIDMDELERRMWRDKMRLKRLKEQSKVKEGIDIVKQRQSQDQARRKKMSRAHDGILKYMLKIMEVCNAQGFVYGIIPEKGKPVTGASDNLREWWKDKVRFDRNGPAAIAKYQADNAIPGRNDGCNSIGPTPHTLQELQDTTLGSLLSALMQHCDPPQRRFPLEKGVPPPWWPTGVEEWWPQLGLPKDQGLLPYKKPHDLKKAWKVGVLTAVIKHMSPDIAKIRKLVRQSKCLQDKMTAKESATWLAIINQEEILARELYPDSCPPLSSAGGNGLLVINDCSEYDVEGAEEEPSFDVQDRKPDNHSSFNLGIDRMRDRVSLRQPPYAMKGEVTTNLDFMRKRKPTSDLNMMMDQKIYTCEFLQCPYSELRLGFNDRTSRDNHQLTCPYRTSSEFSGSSFHVNEVKPVIFPQSFAPPKSNPPPVSSVPSSFDLSTLGVPEDGQKLISELMSIYDTNIQGNKNNLNTGNSATTENQNLPQLKIQPQQDDYFRNQGLMIEGNFFDGSNVSSSHQMFTRDEGQFDRFKPMNTPFENNHHHHNNNNNNNNNNFHLMFSSPFDLSTFDYKEEVSGVAAIDTLSKQQDIPLWYH; from the coding sequence atgatgatgatgttcAACGAGATGGGATTTTGTGATGATATGGATTTCCTTTCTGCTTCAATTACGGAAGGAGATGCTGTAGCTCCACCAACTGATCCTGAAGTCGTGGTGGAAGACGATTATTCTGATGAAGAGATCGACATGGATGAGCTTGAGAGGAGGATGTGGAGGGACAAGATGCGTCTCAAACGTCTTAAAGAGCAAAGCAAGGTTAAGGAAGGGATCGATATTGTGAAGCAACGACAATCTCAAGACCAGGCTAGGAGGAAGAAGATGTCGAGGGCACATGATGGGATCTTGAAATATATGTTGAAGATTATGGAAGTCTGTAATGCTCAAGGTTTTGTATACGGAATAATTCCTGAGAAGGGAAAACCAGTAACCGGGGCATCGGATAATCTGCGAGAGTGGTGGAAAGACAAAGTCAGATTTGATAGAAACGGACCAGCTGCCATAGCCAAGTACCAGGCAGACAATGCAATTCCTGGACGAAATGATGGCTGTAATTCAATCGGTCCAACCCCTCACACCTTGCAGGAACTTCAGGATACCACCTTAGGTTCTCTTTTATCAGCTCTGATGCAGCACTGTGACCCTCCTCAAAGAAGATTTCCATTGGAGAAAGGAGTTCCTCCGCCATGGTGGCCTACTGGAGTCGAGGAATGGTGGCCTCAGCTTGGATTGCCGAAGGACCAAGGTCTTCTGCCCTACAAGAAGCCTCATGACTTGAAGAAAGCTTGGAAAGTAGGTGTTTTGACTGCAGTCATCAAGCATATGTCCCCTGATATTGCCAAGATCCGCAAGCTTGTTAGACAATCCAAGTGTTTGCAGGACAAGATGACTGCCAAGGAGAGTGCTACATGGCTTGCTATTATCAACCAAGAGGAGATCTTGGCCCGAGAGCTTTATCCTGATTCTTGCCCGCCTTTGTCTTCCGCTGGGGGCAATGGATTGTTGGTCATTAACGATTGTAGTGAATATGATGTAGAAGGTGCTGAGGAGGAACCGAGCTTTGATGTGCAAGATCGTAAACCTGATAATCACAGCTCATTCAACTTAGGGATTGACAGAATGAGAGATCGGGTGTCCCTTCGACAACCACCTTATGCAATGAAAGGAGAGGTTACTACAAACTTGGATTTTATGCGAAAGAGGAAACCAACCAGTGATTTGAACATGATGATGGATCAGAAGATCTATACATGTGAGTTCCTCCAATGTCCTTACAGCGAACTTCGTCTTGGGTTTAATGACAGGACATCCAGAGACAATCATCAGTTGACCTGCCCATATAGAACTTCTTCAGAATTCAGTGGCTCAAGTTTTCATGTCAATGAGGTCAAACCAGTTATCTTCCCTCAGTCGTTTGCCCCGCCCAAGTCAAATCCACCTCCGGTCAGCTCAGTTCCGTCATCTTTCGACCTGTCGACTTTAGGCGTTCCAGAAGATGGCCAAAAGCTGATCAGTGAGCTCATGTCGATCTACGACACCAACATCCAAGGAAACAAGAACAACTTAAACACTGGTAACAGTGCCACCACGGAGAACCAAAATCTCCCTCAATTAAAGATTCAACCTCAACAAGACGATTACTTCCGCAATCAAGGTCTAATGATCGAGGGGAACTTCTTTGATGGCTCGAATGTTTCGAGCAGCCATCAAATGTTCACAAGAGATGAAGGTCAATTCGACCGATTTAAGCCAATGAATACGCCTTTTGAAAACAACCACCATCaccacaacaacaataacaacaacaacaacaacaacttCCACTTGATGTTTAGCTCTCCGTTTGATTTGTCGACCTTCGACTACAAAGAAGAAGTATCTGGCGTAGCAGCCATCGACACGCTGTCGAAACAGCAGGATATTCCATTATGGTATCATTAA